In Papaver somniferum cultivar HN1 chromosome 1, ASM357369v1, whole genome shotgun sequence, a genomic segment contains:
- the LOC113312822 gene encoding disease resistance protein RGA2-like isoform X1 has protein sequence METERVFVSGTSELLRKLVYAVDVELDRYSDRAQDFNDQLEGIKKTLEMIEAVSFDAERKQVNDVKSWLKIEELMKKLVYVVDGELARGGDWELKRLKKALEMIEAVTFDAERKQVNDAAVKHWLIKLKEVAYDADDVLDEYFYKAVMQSKRNVKVIPVLANPINSLPGLVEKLDRLSSEKSNIEWMLLNPLSKSSPSSVDYNQLQKKVSVISTANIKLSDHSNLKLRYDNLSTYLKQCLSYFSLFPKDWKFDRDTLIQLWMAEGFLESSNGGNQISLEDIGIEYFKNLFSFSLFQDIEYDELGDIIVKNTN, from the exons ATGGAGACGGAGCGGGTCTTTGTTAGTGGTACATCTGAATTATTGAGAAAGTTGGTTTATGCTGTTGACGTAGAGTTGGATCGATATTCTGATCGCGCTCAGGATTTCAATGATCAGCTGGAGGGGATTAAAAAAACCTTGGAAATGATTGAGGCTGTTAGCTTTGATGCTGAGAGGAAGCAGGTGAATGATGTGAAAAGTTGGTTAAAGATTGAGGAGTTAATGAAAAAGTTGGTTTATGTTGTTGACGGAGAGTTGGCGAGGGGTGGTGACTGGGAGTTGAAAAGGCTTAAGAAAGCCTTGGAAATGATTGAGGCTGTAACCTTTGATGCTGAGAGGAAACAGGTGAATGATGCTGCCGTTAAACATTGGTTAATAAAGCTTAAGGAAGTTGCTTATGATGCTGATGATGTTCTGGATGAGTACTTCTACAAAGCTGTTATGCAATCTAAAAGGAACGTTAAGGTGATTCCCGTCTTAGCTAACCCAATTAACTCTCTTCCAGGTCTCGTTGAAAAACTCGATCGACTTTCAAGTGAAAAATCAAACATAGAATGGATGCTGCTGAACCCGTTATCAAAGTCATCACCATCTTCTGTGGATTATAATCAACTACAGAAAAAAGTTTCAGTCATATCCACAGCGAACATTAAATTATCAGATCATTCAAATTTGAAACTGAGGTACGATAATTTATCCACCTATTTGAAACAATGTTTGTCATATTTCTCTTTGTTTCCTAAAGATTGGAAATTTGATAGAGATACCTTGATTCAATTGTGGATGGCTGAAGGATTCCTTGAGTCATCTAATGGAGGAAATCAAATCTCTCTTGAAGATATTGGTATTGAATATTTCAAAAATTTATTCTCATTTTCATTATTTCAAGACATAGAATATGACGAGCTAGGTGACATTATTGTTAAAA atacaaattaa
- the LOC113312822 gene encoding uncharacterized protein LOC113312822 isoform X2: METERVFVSGTSELLRKLVYAVDVELDRYSDRAQDFNDQLEGIKKTLEMIEAVSFDAERKQVNDVKSWLKIEELMKKLVYVVDGELARGGDWELKRLKKALEMIEAVTFDAERKQVSLKNSIDFQVKNQT, encoded by the exons ATGGAGACGGAGCGGGTCTTTGTTAGTGGTACATCTGAATTATTGAGAAAGTTGGTTTATGCTGTTGACGTAGAGTTGGATCGATATTCTGATCGCGCTCAGGATTTCAATGATCAGCTGGAGGGGATTAAAAAAACCTTGGAAATGATTGAGGCTGTTAGCTTTGATGCTGAGAGGAAGCAGGTGAATGATGTGAAAAGTTGGTTAAAGATTGAGGAGTTAATGAAAAAGTTGGTTTATGTTGTTGACGGAGAGTTGGCGAGGGGTGGTGACTGGGAGTTGAAAAGGCTTAAGAAAGCCTTGGAAATGATTGAGGCTGTAACCTTTGATGCTGAGAGGAAACAG GTCTCGTTGAAAAACTCGATCGACTTTCAAGTGAAAAATCAAACATAG
- the LOC113312808 gene encoding putative disease resistance protein At1g50180 — translation MADGAVQVLLGTVTKLLIAEAAFLKGVKEQLNQLEDELKWMHLYVKDADQNRKSDDKIKLFVKQMSDIIFDAMDVIDEFTVKIVNHKRHQKDSKALNIINIPFRHGLGNRIRKINARVVKLNSMEKQKTTFDATEASNRDSSLSLQQQIKERRVAIFNEIRSQQEPTQMYEGSVRQVIESLLMGDEGDNDKKLRVISILGMGGVGKTTLSQKVYNDRNVVEQFKCRAFVYISEVYSLPDLLKSIMKSCGSDDSDGEVTSEKVRAHLEKQKYLIVLDDIWDTNAWKKLKDAFPDANNGSRVLLTTRHKLVALDAEKSSTNTNNIHELSAVNDEKKNWELFLQSYLHKAYVLSDNLVQLGKQMVNKCHGLPLAIVVLGGLLSFQVKKHSARPVCSVWSDENVRSSWLLSQGNDSYKCTGILALSYDYLPYHLKPCFLYMSLFPGNTMIQVTKLFQYWIAEGLIESKSGGQMLEDTAEDYLEELICRSLIQVGKRRSDGRVKTCHIHGILHGISISESREDEFSQTYGSIAEFNRKQNYSRRVAVCCNEQNEQYLSRSQNTRIRSLMCHGDVHFPENKYFSCLFGGFKSLRVLEFYGYTGIISLPKEVGELILLRYLSLGKTKLKKINTSYLSKLVNLKTLNLKGHEVVLDDQIWCLEQLRHVYLKNIQLPAAIDKRNRGISTVHKLGIDNLKELQLLLIQAGDWINGGGLEKLSSLRKLKIEECLISHSGSLCSAITNLTNLRSLALIYKTSIDEPVINEEVPLATIQFSNHTSLISLHLKGHILSWPRVKNSFPPQLCKLKLEWSWLTEDPMPILEKLPSLRFLHLGFESCTEMQMVCSEEGFSSLQTLELVSILSLEKWKINKGALSRLAKLEIRGCENLKKVPSGLQQLTTLKELRVANMPQLRRRMAKSIGEDWHKIKHIPSRVLL, via the coding sequence ATGGCTGATGGTGCTGTTCAAGTTTTGCTGGGAACGGTAACAAAATTGCTAATTGCTGAGGCTGCTTTTCTGAAAGGAGTCAAAGAGCAATTAAATCAGCTTGAGGATGAACTCAAATGGATGCATTTATACGTCAAAGACGCAGACCAAAATCGTAAATCGGATGACAAGATAAAGCTTTTTGTGAAGCAGATGAGCGATATAATCTTTGACGCTATGGATGTCATTGATGAATTCACCGTCAAGATCGTTAACCATAAACGGCATCAGAAGGACTCTAAAGCTCTCAATATCATTAACATACCATTTCGTCACGGATTAGGAAATCGAATTAGAAAGATCAATGCCAGAGTAGTGAAACTAAATTCCATGGAAAAGCAGAAGACTACCTTTGATGCCACTGAAGCTTCAAATCGCGACTCATCTTTGTCACTGCAACAACAGATAAAGGAAAGAAGAGTAGCGATCTTCAACGAAATACGTAGTCAGCAGGAACCCACCCAAATGTACGAGGGTAGCGTGAGACAAGTCATTGAGTCATTATTAATGGGAGATGAAGGTGATAATGATAAGAAGCTACGCGTAATTTCGATCTTAGGCATGGGAGGTGTAGGTAAGACTACTTTGTCTCAGAAAGTTTATAATGATAGAAATGTTGTGGAACAATTCAAATGTCGCGCGTTTGTTTATATATCAGAAGTATATAGTTTGCCAGATCTCTTGAAGAGCATTATGAAAAGTTGTGGTTCCGACGACTCAGATGGGGAGGTGACGAGTGAGAAGGTTCGAGCACATTTGGAAAAACAGAAGTACTTAATAGTGTTAGATGACATATGGGATACAAATGCTTGGAAAAAGTTGAAAGATGCTTTCCCAGATGCAAACAATGGAAGCAGAGTGTTACTTACGACTCGACACAAACTTGTTGCTCTGGATGCTGAAAAATCTTCAACTAACACCAACAATATCCATGAGTTGTCTGCAGTAAACGATGAAAAGAAGAATTGGGAGCTCTTTCTGCAGAGCTATTTACATAAGGCGTATGTTTTATCAGATAATTTGGTGCAGCTGGGGAAACAGATGGTGAATAAGTGCCACGGGTTACCTCTAGCAATAGTGGTGCTAGGAGGCCTCTTATCGTTCCAAGTAAAGAAACATTCTGCGCGACCTGTATGTTCTGTATGGTCTGACGAAAATGTCCGCTCAAGTTGGCTTTTGAGTCAAGGTAATGATTCCTACAAGTGCACAGGAATTCTAGCATTGAGTTATGATTACTTGCCCTATCACTTAAAACCATGCTTTCTTTATATGAGTCTTTTTCCTGGCAATACCATGATCCAAGTGACAAAGTTGTTTCAGTACTGGATTGCTGAAGGACTTATTGAAAGCAAGAGTGGAGGACAAATGTTGGAAGACACTGCAGAGGATTACTtggaagaattaatatgtagaaGCTTGATCCAGGTCGGTAAAAGGAGAAGTGATGGAAGAGTTAAAACTTGTCATATCCATGGTATACTTCATGGGATCTCTATCTCAGAATCTAGAGAAGATGAGTTTTCTCAAACCTATGGTAGCATTGCTGAATTTAATAGAAAACAAAACTACAGTCGCCGAGTAGCAGTTTGTTGTAATGAGCAGAATGAGCAGTACTTATCCAGATCTCAAAACACTAGGATTCGTTCTTTGATGTGTCATGGGGATGTACATTTTCCAGAAAATAAATATTTCAGCTGTTTATTTGGGGGGTTCAAATCACTGAGGGTGCTGGAATTCTATGGTTATACTGGTATTATTTCACTACCGAAGGAGGTAGGAGAACTCATACTTCTGAGGTACTTGAGCTTGGGGAAAACTAAGCTAAAAAAAATCAATACGAGTTACTTAAGCAAACTTGTCAATCTGAAAACTCTTAACCTCAAAGGTCATGAAGTCGTGCTGGATGATCAGATTTGGTGCTTGGAGCAATTGAGACATGTATATCTGAAGAATATTCAACTACCTGCAGCGATTGATAAAAGGAATCGTGGGATATCTACTGTTCATAAGTTAGGAATTGATAATCTAAAAGAACTCCAATTGTTACTCATCCAGGCTGGGGATTGGATAAATGGAGGTGGGTTGGAGAAGCTGAGTTCCCTCAGAAAGTTAAAAATAGAAGAATGTTTGATATCTCACTCGGGAAGCCTTTGTAGTGCCATTACCAACTTAACGAACCTTCGGTCGTTGGCACTGATATACAAAACGTCTATCGACGAACCAGTAATCAATGAAGAAGTACCCCTAGCAACCATCCAATTTTCAAACCATACTTCTCTCATAAGTTTACATTTAAAGGGACACATCCTCAGCTGGCCAAGAGTTAAAAATTCTTTCCCGCCACAACTTTGTAAGCTAAAGTTGGAGTGGTCATGGCTGACAGAGGACCCGATGCCGATTCTAGAGAAGCTGCCTTCCTTAAGGTTTCTACACTTAGGCTTTGAATCCTGTACTGAAATGCAAATGGTTTGCTCAGAAGAAGGTTTTTCCAGTCTTCAAACCTTGGAACTTGTTTCAATATTGAGCTTAGAGAAATGGAAAATAAACAAGGGAGCACTAtcaaggctggcaaagttggaaaTTCGTGGTTGCGAAAATTTGAAGAAGGTTCCTAGTGGGTTACAGCAATTGACTACACTAAAAGAGCTAAGAGTAGCTAATATGCCACAACTCCGGAGAAGGATGGCAAAGAGCATCGGTGAGGATTGGCATAAGATCAAACATATTCCTTCTAGGGTGCttctttaa
- the LOC113312833 gene encoding cadmium-induced protein AS8-like — protein sequence MVLMIIKGLFRRYEKWNPVHPTTGAFWGMGLGVGCGVGWGPGFGPEVIGYVGAGCGVGFSVGITFAGVGIGLPANFLLESPYKALVATTGLVKSNTLPAMRNITVDGWNHIQPQISGFQRDISGRLYGFNHQDSASPDSGLIEMRRKFNCQARSVLECLGAFRKRCLPVRKGT from the exons ATG GTCCTGATGATTATAAAAGGACTATTCAGGAGATATGAGAAATGGAATCCAGTTCATCCAACTACAGGTGCATTTTGGGGTATGGGATTAGGGGTTGGATGTGGTGTTGGTTGGGGTCCTGGATTTGGTCCTGAAGTTATTGGTTATGTTGGTGCTGGTTGTGGTGTTGGGTTTAGTGTTGGTATCActtttgctggtgttggcattggTCTTCCTGCTAATTTCCTTCTTGAATCTCCATACAAAG CTCTTGTGGCAACAACGGGGCTTGTCAAATCAAATACTCTTCCTGCCATGAGGAACATTACAGTGGATGGTTGGAATCATATTCAACCACAAATATCTGGTTTCCAAAGAGACATTAGCGGAAGACTGTATGGCTTCAATCATCAGGATTCTGCAAGCCCTGATTCTGGTTTAATTGAGATGCGAAGGAAATTTAATTGTCAAGCTAGGTCTGTCTTAGAATGTCTGGGAGCATTCCGCAAGCGTTGCTTACCTGTACGTAAAGGTACATGA